AGGGGCTTCAACTACTAGAGTTGTTTGACTGAGTGCTGCAATGATGCGGTTGCGTCTGGCAAAGGTCCAGCCAAGTGCTGGAAATTCTGGTGGATGTTCTGAAAGGATCAGGCAGTTGGAGCGTTGGCGCATCTCATTAAAAATCAATCTTTGTCTGCCAAAATAATCAAAAGCTTCAAGTCCAGAACCAAGTACTGCAATAGTTGGCAAGTTATTGTCGAGCGCTGCTTGATGGGCTGCACTGTCTACTCCGTAGGCTAAGCCGCTTACTATTGTTGTTTGTGCAGGAGCGAGATCTTTGATTAATTGCGAACAGAAATTGCTTCCGAGTTTGGTTACTTTGCGAGTGCCAACTATACTTAGACTATTGGCTGGATTTATGAGTTCAAGATTGCCATAATAATATAGCTCTAGAGGCATCTCTTTAGCTAGCTCTCGGAGGACTTGTGGGTATTCATTTTGGTAAATATCGGTATATTTCATAAGGCTTTTGATTTTAGCTTTGAAATATATGGATTTGATGAGATATAGCGAGATAGACACGAAACCAAGATAAGATATTGAGTCTCACTTGAAGATATGAATAAAATCACATTATCAGACCAAGTTAATAGATTTGTTGCTTGGCGCAATGAGCAAGGCACGACTCCTGTCGATATGACTGCTGCTCCTGCGCAGGCAATGGTTGATGATATAGATTCTTTAGTGGCTAAATTGTTGGATACTAAGACTACAGACGCTACTCGTGACTTGATGATTGATGTGCTTTGCTCTGCTAATGCTAAGAGCCTTAAGTTCAAAATCGATAAGATGCTTTTGCACAGAGAGGATTGTTTTGATAATGAAACTAACAGAAAACTACAAGTAGCTAATATACTTGCGCGTTTGTTTCAATTGCCTTTAGCCAAAAAACTCACACGCGCTGAGTCAAGCTCTGGGCTTGCTTCTATTGTGAAGACATTACTGGTTAAACCTATTAGTGAGGCTTTTGATACATTGGTAAGAATCGCACCAGAAGATAAGTTGAGCAAGGATCGTTTAGTACAAGCGATGTCTTTAATTGATGCTAATTTAGCTATCTCTGAGTTGTCGGGATTTAATGTTAATAAGGATTTTGATAAAAGTATTAGAGCTTTGACTTTGCTTAGTCAAGTTGATTTGACTAGCAACTTAACGTTGCTCAGTTCCAAGCGGCTCAAAACCTTTGTCACGAGTATTTTACAGATGGCTTTGCGTAATAATAATGATGATGAAAGTTCAGAATTGTTGGTTGAAATGAGCCTGCATATTTTAGGAAATTTGCCTCAGTTGGAGGAAAGCCCTCGATTGCTATCTTGTTTGGAAACAATAATTTATGCAAGTGGGACAGCAGGCTATGACGCGCCAACAGTGAAATTGGCTTTGCGAGCGCTAGCTAATATGCAGTGGAGGAATGTGGCTAGTGAGAGTTTGGCTGAGCAGCTTAAAGCTCGTTTGCAGTTCTATGGTTCTGCTGACAAAAATGCAATTCGAGATTACACCATACTTGCATTATCAAAAATAATTGATGTTGATGATTATTACGATGGTCCTGGACTTGTTAATTTTGCGCTTGGTTTATTTAATGATGAGTATTTAATGAGTAGTTCGCCAGAGATTGCTCAGAGCTCTGCAATGGCAATTAGGGTCTTAGCTAATAGTCATCCAGTTGTTATGGATACAGTTAAAGAGCATTTGATGCAAATGGTCGGTGGGCGTTCAGCTGACGATGTTTGTAGTACTGCGTTGTATTCATTGATTACTAGTCTTTTGGATCGAGATCAACTAAGGCAAATTGCTTTAGAGACTTGCAATCCGAGACTTCACGATCATGCTTTGTCTGCATATCTAGGGAGGACGGATGTCGATAACTTTGAAGATCATTTTGGTCAAGGAAGTTATGGCACTTTTGTTGGTCGTTTAGAAAAATCATTGTCGGGATCTGCAAGGGCGGGTCAGGTAAATGCCCTTGGTTTATTTGCATTAATGAATGACCATCAGAGATTGCTTGATGCTTTGCAAGATCATCGATTAAGAGCTCATTACCAACAGATTAGAGCTTCACTAATTGCAATGGGGACTCGAATAGTACCGGATTTATTAACCAAGCTAGATGATTTTAGGCATGATTATGATACTAGTCCTGAAAGAATTAGGTTAGTGACTGAGATACTTGCTGCGATTGTTACAAAGCCCGCTTTATTTTTAGACAAGTTGCATTTGCAAAAATCAACGCAACAAATTCAAGAGTTAGCGAATAGCAAGCTCTTGAATTTACATGAAGATCATAAGTCATTAGACTGGGAAACGATGGTGACGATTCTTGTGGATTTGGATTCTAGCAGGCGGGACCCTGAGCTTCATAAGCAAGTTTATCGATGTTTGAGTTCAAATAAACAATTTTGTCGCAAGCCTTTGATTGAGCTTTGTGTTAGTGAAAATAGGCGCCATGCTCAAGTGGCTGAAAAAATCTTATATCAGATGGGTTATACCAGAACCTATGTTTCGACTTAAGAGGCTCTTTACTAAAAGCTTGGTACAATATGATAGTGGCTATACCTGCATCTATACGTGTGCTTTATCGAAGCATTGGAAATATAATCGGCAACAAGATAGCCGATCGTATTAAGCAAGATACTCAGCTTAATCAAGATCAGGAGACGCGTGAGACTTGGGCAAAACTTTTTATTAAGACAATTACTGAATTGAGAGGAGAACTTGCTGGCGCACGTGATTTTGATCAGGTCGCTAAGGTCATTAGTAAACTTGAAGCTAATAAAGACAATGCCAGTTATATCAAGTTGCTCGCTTGGATTATTGAGGCGTATTTATTATTAAACCAGTCTAGTACTGCATGTGCTGAGGTGACTAAGCCTTATGCCTTGTTGCCAGAGAGGGTTTTTGCTGCTGAATTGATAAAGGGAGCAGATAAAGAATTAGCTTCGATCTTAGCAGATGAATTTTCTGCCAACCTTGTGCTTACGGCACATCCAACTGCTGGTATTCAACCTGATTATATTCATCACATTAAAGCCATGGTTGAAACTATTCAGGAGATGAGTTACAGAATAGACCCTGAGTCTTGGTCTGATTTTAAGGATGAACAAGTTGAAGATTTACTTGAGGACTTGAGCATTTCAATCTCTCACATGGTTAGAGCCAAGCCTTATAATAGTGATCAATTGCGACCAGTTGATGAGAGTCGCAATTTTTTGGATAATCTTGCTGAAGCCTGGGATATTATTCCTGCTAATGTACAAGCCGTTGAGAGAGAGCTTTGCAAAACACAAGGTAAAGAATTTAAGTTGAGTGCAAAATTCTTTAAGCTGCATAGTTGGGTTGCTAGAGATATTGATGGTAATCCTAGTGTTAGCGAAGAAGAGCATTTGGGAGCTATTTTCCAAGAACGGATTCATTTCTTGACTAAATACAGGCTTGAACTTGATAAGCTTTGGCAGAATTATGGTGATGATTTTACTAATGACAAGTCATACCCGATGAAAACATTTTTTGTTGATGATAGCTTTAAGGCACTTTATGATGAATTAATCAAGAAGTTTGATAATTTGATTGTTAATCCCCATCAGGCTTACAGAGTAGTGATCCATTATGGAATTGTACTTAAAATAGAGGTCTTGATAGATAAGTTGCTCAAAATTGATGCCATGAATTCTGATTCAGTTAAACTATTTGCGTCTTTTGATGTGCAGAATGATATTATTGCCCCGCTAGAATTGATTCGTGCTAACAAAGTTACCAATGCTAGTAACATTAGTACCAAAGAAATTGATATATTGATTCGCAAAGCTAAGGTCTTTGGGGACTTCGGTTCGCAGGGACACACTAGGCAAGGAGCTGATATTCTTGCCAAGCTAACCAAGTACCTGACTGCGCTTTGGGATGGTCAAGTAGCTAATAAAACTAATTATGTGATGGATATAGAGACGGTCACCAAGAGTGCTAAGCCAATTAGATTATTCTCTGATTACAAGCCAATTGTGAACTATCAAGTTTTGCGTAACAAAATTACAATTCAGTTTATGTCTGAAACGGACAAGGCAAAACATAAATTGTTACAGACTTTTGATTTGCTTGTACTCGCTGAGTTAGGTGCAATCAAGCGACAAATAATTAGTATGAATAGCAGTTTTGAGGATATGCTCAATGTGCTCGTGATTGCTAAGACGATGAAGGCTTTTAGTCCTGCCTTGCGCGAGCAGTTGCCTCTCTCGCGGCTTGAAATAGTGCCGCTTACCGAGCAGATTTGTGATTTGCGTAATTCTTATAGGGTGACGATTGATGCTTTAACCAATCCAGCTTGGCATCAGTATTTGATCTCCCAGGATGGACGTTTTATTAAGATGCGTGGTCCTTCGGATAGTGGCAAACAAAATGGATTTACAGCCTCTCAGTGGGAGATGTTTAGATCTAAGCAATTGGATACCATTGTCGTTAAGATTTTTAATGCTTATTTGCGTCATCAATTAGATGGTGATTCTAAACAATTAGATGCTTGGCGCAAGCTTGCTAGCGGCGCTGAATTTACTGATGATGAACAAAAAAGCGAAATAGAAGTTATTGCAATTGCTGTAAAAGATTTTGATGAGTTTTTTGATCGCAAACCAAGTGCCAAGCCTAAGGTGGATGTACTAATGGGCGAGAACTGCTTTGACAAGATTTTGTGGAAGGCGGCTGGACTCAAAGAAGTCAAAATGATCAATTTTGATGGTTGGGGGGAACCTGTGGAACGCGGTGGTGGACTGGAGTTTCGTGATACTGTTAAGTGCACTCAGCCCACTGGCTCGATTGCTTATTACGAGCGAACTTTGCAAGGAGGTGGCGCGCAGCAACTTGCTTCAGGCTTGAGAACGAAGCAGGCGACGCAGGATTTTATTAGTGGTGTTTATGATATTGCAATTAGACAGCGAGATTTTAATCAAGAAGAATTAACGACCAAGAAACTAGAAGATTTTTA
The Cyanobacteriota bacterium genome window above contains:
- a CDS encoding phosphoenolpyruvate carboxylase — its product is MAIPASIRVLYRSIGNIIGNKIADRIKQDTQLNQDQETRETWAKLFIKTITELRGELAGARDFDQVAKVISKLEANKDNASYIKLLAWIIEAYLLLNQSSTACAEVTKPYALLPERVFAAELIKGADKELASILADEFSANLVLTAHPTAGIQPDYIHHIKAMVETIQEMSYRIDPESWSDFKDEQVEDLLEDLSISISHMVRAKPYNSDQLRPVDESRNFLDNLAEAWDIIPANVQAVERELCKTQGKEFKLSAKFFKLHSWVARDIDGNPSVSEEEHLGAIFQERIHFLTKYRLELDKLWQNYGDDFTNDKSYPMKTFFVDDSFKALYDELIKKFDNLIVNPHQAYRVVIHYGIVLKIEVLIDKLLKIDAMNSDSVKLFASFDVQNDIIAPLELIRANKVTNASNISTKEIDILIRKAKVFGDFGSQGHTRQGADILAKLTKYLTALWDGQVANKTNYVMDIETVTKSAKPIRLFSDYKPIVNYQVLRNKITIQFMSETDKAKHKLLQTFDLLVLAELGAIKRQIISMNSSFEDMLNVLVIAKTMKAFSPALREQLPLSRLEIVPLTEQICDLRNSYRVTIDALTNPAWHQYLISQDGRFIKMRGPSDSGKQNGFTASQWEMFRSKQLDTIVVKIFNAYLRHQLDGDSKQLDAWRKLASGAEFTDDEQKSEIEVIAIAVKDFDEFFDRKPSAKPKVDVLMGENCFDKILWKAAGLKEVKMINFDGWGEPVERGGGLEFRDTVKCTQPTGSIAYYERTLQGGGAQQLASGLRTKQATQDFISGVYDIAIRQRDFNQEELTTKKLEDFYKKSFVLDPKFTKLMNGMVQSLRLSLRSEVFGLDLDDDHKVSDETILRNYFRHVIKSPLVFLDLFNIASRPTSRSGSQLKEYLDKPEFHNQLDLLAEKLTTAEIVSILGDVRAIPYAAMFSLLGGNHVSFYGFGKLMANADLVESIKYFYDQDDSQESRLIKHVIDSLEKGIISSDQACYKKAHSIIEQATDANYKVTEDLLINKLAIAEQETMNFVALIKNYQIEDSMLVKIEELMQDQPDLRDLLIARRNDAAVPRLAIALAMSEILKKTQAENSNPLDRKNIPENMLDLLRKAFAAGASTFGNGCID
- a CDS encoding DNA-protecting protein DprA, with amino-acid sequence MKYTDIYQNEYPQVLRELAKEMPLELYYYGNLELINPANSLSIVGTRKVTKLGSNFCSQLIKDLAPAQTTIVSGLAYGVDSAAHQAALDNNLPTIAVLGSGLEAFDYFGRQRLIFNEMRQRSNCLILSEHPPEFPALGWTFARRNRIIAALSQTTLVVEAPLKSGALITADWALLLKRNLWLLPGSGKNYEGSNKLIQEHPALALQNPQQLLQDFGIQKHNTKQDPLLDLLPSSFDLLQEQLKIDGRDLSVQLSLLEIAGTIKKELGSYYLS